A single Arcanobacterium canis DNA region contains:
- a CDS encoding L-threonylcarbamoyladenylate synthase, whose amino-acid sequence MSRLVEIHPDNPQERLVSKVVDRLRGSGVIAMPTDSGYALVCTMGNKEGLERIRQIRGVGENHHFTLLCHDFAQLGNLVIVDNRFFRLVKSLTPGPYTFIFKGTKEVPKISLNSKKSTVGARIPRHHITQTILAGMGEALISSTLILPGSDELLTEGWRVQDELGDRVDLVIDGDIDEPRPTSVIDLSSGQATILREGAGDLSMFIRE is encoded by the coding sequence ATGTCGCGCCTAGTTGAAATTCATCCTGACAATCCTCAAGAACGCCTTGTGTCAAAAGTTGTCGATCGTCTTCGTGGTTCGGGTGTTATCGCGATGCCGACAGACTCTGGGTATGCGCTCGTATGCACAATGGGAAACAAGGAGGGGCTTGAGCGCATCCGACAGATCCGTGGTGTGGGAGAAAACCACCATTTCACTCTGCTATGCCATGACTTTGCGCAGTTAGGAAACCTTGTCATCGTTGACAACCGATTCTTCCGACTGGTCAAATCGCTCACGCCCGGTCCCTACACTTTTATTTTTAAAGGCACTAAAGAGGTTCCAAAAATATCTCTCAACTCCAAAAAATCCACAGTCGGGGCTCGAATCCCTCGCCACCACATCACCCAAACTATTCTGGCGGGCATGGGGGAGGCCCTCATTTCCTCGACGCTTATTCTCCCAGGAAGCGATGAACTCCTCACTGAAGGATGGCGAGTACAAGATGAGCTCGGTGATCGGGTAGATCTAGTGATCGATGGTGACATCGATGAACCACGTCCGACGTCGGTTATTGATTTGTCATCGGGTCAAGCAACAATTTTGCGCGAGGGAGCCGGCGATCTGTCGATGTTTATCCGTGAATGA